The following are from one region of the Coffea eugenioides isolate CCC68of chromosome 2, Ceug_1.0, whole genome shotgun sequence genome:
- the LOC113760193 gene encoding serine/threonine-protein kinase HT1-like, producing MASSETVEDDDRWHEQVDLSKLLLGPKLGEGTHGKIYRGNYNDESVAVKVSKVPDDPDCDEKRDIHGTVEKKFNQESALLLRLHHPNVLKFVGVWRQPPVFGIITEYLSGGSLRSYLNKIEHQHKSVPLPTVVSMALDIARGMAYIHSQGIVHRDLKPDNVLISEDFHLKIADFGDACEEAHCHLLADRAGTLRWMAPEMMKQKKSYNRKIDVYSFGLMLCEMISGTIPFEGMVPETVVFGVLNKDLRPTIPQHCPPAMRELIVQCWSSNPGKRPEFWQTVKVLEQFETSLASEGSLNNLVLNLASQHDKKRLLLHWIQKLDPIHHSDKLINTAYNRRPIMVS from the coding sequence ATGGCATCTTCCGAAACAGTAGAGGATGATGATCGCTGGCACGAGCAGGTAGACCTTTCCAAGTTGCTTCTTGGGCCGAAACTTGGTGAAGGGACGCATGGAAAAATTTACCGGGGCAATTACAATGATGAGTCCGTTGCTGTAAAAGTAAGCAAAGTTCCAGATGATCCTGATTGCGATGAAAAAAGGGATATACATGGTACAGTAGAGAAGAAGTTCAACCAAGAATCTGCTCTCTTGCTTCGTCTCCACCACCCGAATGTTTTGAAGTTCGTAGGGGTTTGGAGACAGCCACCAGTTTTTGGGATCATCACTGAATATCTATCAGGGGGTTCCTTGAGATCGTACCTGAACAAGATTGAGCACCAACATAAATCTGTTCCCTTGCCTACAGTAGTCAGTATGGCCTTGGATATTGCTCGTGGGATGGCGTACATTCACTCGCAAGGCATTGTTCACAGGGATCTCAAGCCAGATAACGTACTAATCAGTGAAGATTTCCATCTGAAAATTGCTGATTTTGGTGATGCTTGTGAGGAAGCTCACTGCCATCTTCTTGCTGATCGCGCGGGAACTCTTCGGTGGATGGCCCCTGAGATGATGAAGCAGAAAAAATCCTACAACAGGAAGATTGATGTGTATAGTTTTGGACTAATGTTATGCGAGATGATTTCTGGAACAATTCCGTTCGAAGGCATGGTTCCAGAAACAGTCGTTTTTGGCGTGCTAAACAAAGATCTGCGACCTACAATACCTCAGCATTGTCCTCCTGCAATGAGAGAACTAATAGTGCAGTGCTGGTCCTCCAATCCTGGGAAGAGGCCAGAATTTTGGCAGACTGTCAAAGTTTTGGAGCAGTTTGAGACTTCACTGGCTTCTGAAGGATCCTTGAATAATTTGGTGCTAAATCTCGCTTCTCAGCATGATAAGAAGAGGCTGCTTCTCCATTGGATCCAAAAGCTTGATCCCATTCATCACTCTGATAAATTGATCAACACTGCCTATAATAGAAGGCCAATTATGGTTTCTTGA